Part of the Nitrospinota bacterium genome, GTCTCGGTATCTACGCTCGAGGTGGCCTCGTCGAGCACCAGGATGGGGCGGTCGAAGGCCAGGGCCCGGGCGAAGGCGATGAGCTGGCGCTGGCCCGCAGAGAGGTTGCGGCCCCGCTCGGCAACGGGCATTCTCAACCCGGAGGGGTGGGCGTGGACGAAGCGGCCCGCCCTGGAGGCCTCCACGGCGCGGGCGACCGCCTCGGTGTTAAGGCCCTCGCCGAGCCGGACATTTTCCTCCACAGTCCCGGCGAAGAGGAAGACGTCTTGGAGGACCAGGGCGATGCGGCGGCGCAGCTGCTCGATCTCAAGGGAGCGGATGTCCACGCCGTCGAGGAGGATGCGGCCCCGCCCGACCTCGTAGAAGCGCTCCAGCAGCTTGATGATCGTGGTCTTGCCCGCCCCCGTGGCTCCGACGATTGCGACCGTCTCTCCCGGCTCGGCCCGGAAGGATAGGTCGCGCAAGACCCACTCATCCTCGCCGTCGTAGCTGAACCAGACACCCTCGAAAGCCACTGCTCCGCCGCGCTCGGGCGCGCGGGCGGGCAGACGGGCCGGCTCGGTCGGTGAAGCCACTGTGGGGGTGGCGTCCAGGAGGGTGAAGGTCCGCTCAAGGGAGGCCATTGCCTGCTGCATGATGGTGAACTTGGCCGAAAGGTCCCGGATGGGCAGGAAAAACCGCTGTACGTACTCGAAAAAGGCCACCAGCACGCCGAAGGTAAGGGCCCCTCGGAGAATCTCGCCGCCGCCGTACCAGACGAGCATGGCCAGGGTGACCGAGGCGAGGGTATCGACGACGGTGTAGAAGGAAGCGTCGTATATGTTGGAGCGATGGTTGGCCCGGAAGTGCTCGTCGTTGATGGCTCGGAAGGCCTCGAAATTGCGCCCCTCTCGGCCGAAGAGCTGAACCACCTTCATGCCGATAATGTTCTCCTGGAGGTATGCGTTGAGTCGCGCCACGAGCAGCCGGATGGCGCGGAAGGCATCCCTGATGCGGGCCCGGAAGAAGAGGGCGATGAGGGCCAGCGGGGGCAGCACCGTGTAGGTCACCAGGGCGAGCTTGGGCGCGATGAGCCACAGCACCACTACGATTCCCAAGAGCATCGCAACGTCGGCCACGATGGCCACTATGCCGGAGGCGAACATATCGCTCACCGCCTCGGTATCGCTGGTCAGACGCGTGACCAGCCTTCCGACCGGGTTTCGGTCGAAGAAGCGGCCGTCCTGGCGCTGGAGGTGGGCGAAGAGCTCCCGTCTTAGGTCGAGGACCACCCGCTGGCCAGCCAGGTTCATCCAGTAGAGCTGGCCGAAGCGGGCGGCGAACTCCAATACGATGGCGGCGAGGAAGGCCGCCAGCACGAGGCCGATCCCGGAAAGGGCGCCAGGTACGATGTGATTATCGATGACGACCTTGATGAGGTAGGGCTGGGCCAGCCCGGCCAGGGTCGAAACGGGCATGAGGAGTAGCGAGAAGAGCAGCCACCGGCGGTGGGGACGAACGAAGGGCCAGAGCCTTCGGACGAGCCTGGCGTCGTAGGCCCTTCCGAGGATTGCCTCCTCCCGGAATGGATCTGGTCGCATGGTCATGCTTGGGGACCTCTCATATCCGAAACAGATAGACGGGCCCGCCTCCTCTGCACGGTTACCCTTCCACCGCCTCGAGGGCCTCCTCGAGCCGCTGGCGCTCGACCAGATCGGCATAGAGGCCCCCAGCCCGCATGAGCTCGGCGTGGCTGCCCCGCTCGACGATACGGCCGTCGTCGAGGACGATAATCTGGTCTGCTCCCCGGACGGTCGAAACCCGATGGCTGATGACAATCTTCGTCATCCCACGGGTTGTCTCCTCGAGGGAGCGGAGAATCGCCTCCTCCGTCTCGGTATCCACGGCGCTCAAGGCGTCGTCGAGAATGAGAATCGTCGGCTCCAGGCATAGCGCCCGGGCGAGGGCCACCCGCTGGCGCTGCCCGCCGCTTAAGGTGATCCCCCGCTCGCCCACGACGCTCTCCAGCCCCGCCGGGAAGGCGGCGACCTCTTCAGCGAGGCTCGCCACCCGGCTCAGCCGCTCGATCTCGTGGGCGGGCGCATCCGGGCGGCCGAAGGCGATATTCTCAGCGATGGTCGCAGAGAAGAGGAAGCTCTCCTGAGGGACGAAGCCCGTGCGGGCCCTAAGGTCGGCGAGCCGGAGGCGGTTGACGTCCACGCCGTCGGTGAAGACGGTATCGTCCGGAGGCCGGTAGAGGCGGGCCATTAGCCGCACCAGGGTGGACTTGCCGCTTCCCGTCCGACCCACTATGGCTAAGGTGGTGCCGGGCTCGACCGTGAAGGAGACCCCCTTGAGGACGGGCTCCGAGGTAGCGGGCTGGCCGTCGTCTTCCGGCCGCCCGAAGCCGTTGTAGCCGAAGGTAAGGTTGCGGACCTCGATCCGTCCTGCCAGAGCCGTCATGGCTACGGCGTCAGGTCGGTCGGCGGCCTCGCTAGGGGTCGCCAAAACAGCCTGGATGCGGGTGAGAGCCGACAGGCCCCTTTGGATTACGGTTAGAATCCACCCCATTGCGATCGTCGGCCAAAGCAGGAGGCCGAGATAGGCGTGGA contains:
- a CDS encoding ABC transporter ATP-binding protein, whose product is MRPDPFREEAILGRAYDARLVRRLWPFVRPHRRWLLFSLLLMPVSTLAGLAQPYLIKVVIDNHIVPGALSGIGLVLAAFLAAIVLEFAARFGQLYWMNLAGQRVVLDLRRELFAHLQRQDGRFFDRNPVGRLVTRLTSDTEAVSDMFASGIVAIVADVAMLLGIVVVLWLIAPKLALVTYTVLPPLALIALFFRARIRDAFRAIRLLVARLNAYLQENIIGMKVVQLFGREGRNFEAFRAINDEHFRANHRSNIYDASFYTVVDTLASVTLAMLVWYGGGEILRGALTFGVLVAFFEYVQRFFLPIRDLSAKFTIMQQAMASLERTFTLLDATPTVASPTEPARLPARAPERGGAVAFEGVWFSYDGEDEWVLRDLSFRAEPGETVAIVGATGAGKTTIIKLLERFYEVGRGRILLDGVDIRSLEIEQLRRRIALVLQDVFLFAGTVEENVRLGEGLNTEAVARAVEASRAGRFVHAHPSGLRMPVAERGRNLSAGQRQLIAFARALAFDRPILVLDEATSSVDTETEGLIQEALQVLLEGRTAIVIAHRLSTIQGADRILVLHKGRLREEGTHQELLARRGLYHTLYQLQYKGQEAASGREVAR
- a CDS encoding ABC transporter ATP-binding protein, which produces MTHDPKAWSHQARHINRTNLQAIVAYYRRYSLAVSVGLAALLATNACVMAIPWLLKWAIEAIRAGGGRAVVGPLAWAIVAAALLGGAFRVASRVVIYWAGRRVEYDIRNDLFGHLLHLPPAFYDRTRVGDILSRAINDTSDIRMLIGPGILQVANTAIAYAAAITMMMLLSPFLTLCALAPYPLMFLFAKRYTRRLYDLSTRIQEALSAISTRVQETVAGIAVVQAYVQESSTQAAFEAECDAYYRRSMEMVRARGVVYPLLGAIASLATLIVIGVGGREVILGRLTLGDFVAFHAYLGLLLWPTIAMGWILTVIQRGLSALTRIQAVLATPSEAADRPDAVAMTALAGRIEVRNLTFGYNGFGRPEDDGQPATSEPVLKGVSFTVEPGTTLAIVGRTGSGKSTLVRLMARLYRPPDDTVFTDGVDVNRLRLADLRARTGFVPQESFLFSATIAENIAFGRPDAPAHEIERLSRVASLAEEVAAFPAGLESVVGERGITLSGGQRQRVALARALCLEPTILILDDALSAVDTETEEAILRSLEETTRGMTKIVISHRVSTVRGADQIIVLDDGRIVERGSHAELMRAGGLYADLVERQRLEEALEAVEG